One window of the Arthrobacter sp. zg-Y919 genome contains the following:
- a CDS encoding FUSC family protein, giving the protein MPQRSSFAKSRGFLLNRARVGLQRSRNSVVPALQMTVCAVGAYAFAEYVLGHQGPLFAATAALISLGFSREPRTRRVLEVGIGCTLGITIGEILLTLLGNGLAQAAVVLFVSVMLARFLDRGVIFTTQLGLQSLLVVLLPAPDGGVFTRSVDAIVGGVFALVVTMLAPRDPRREPKSNIREILHELSAVLRQCSEAIAKSDSTIAWHALVRARNTQPQLDTLARSVRDAREVARISPAYRRYLAELGDLRGSIGFLDLAVRNSRVFARRTTSVINHASLGDEAIENVSEVLNETADAVDVLARALGGGEGADTRRRHLRQARSELARVGTRLHPKSLGITDLQGDALVMLFRPLVVDLLESTGLTHEEAVTYLSEV; this is encoded by the coding sequence ATGCCCCAACGCAGCTCCTTCGCCAAAAGCCGGGGGTTCCTGCTGAACCGGGCCCGCGTGGGGCTTCAGCGCAGCCGAAACTCGGTGGTGCCGGCACTGCAGATGACTGTCTGCGCGGTCGGGGCCTACGCATTTGCCGAATATGTCCTGGGACACCAGGGCCCGCTGTTCGCAGCAACCGCCGCCCTGATTTCACTCGGATTCTCCCGTGAACCGCGGACCCGCCGGGTGCTCGAGGTCGGGATCGGCTGCACGCTGGGCATCACCATCGGCGAAATCCTGCTCACCCTGCTGGGCAACGGCCTGGCCCAGGCCGCCGTCGTCCTCTTTGTCTCGGTGATGCTGGCACGCTTCCTGGACCGGGGCGTTATCTTCACTACTCAGCTGGGGCTGCAGTCCCTGCTGGTTGTGCTCCTGCCGGCACCTGACGGCGGTGTCTTCACCCGCAGCGTGGATGCCATAGTCGGCGGAGTTTTCGCCCTGGTGGTCACCATGCTGGCACCGCGGGATCCGCGCCGGGAGCCCAAGTCCAATATCCGCGAAATCCTGCATGAACTCTCCGCCGTGCTGCGCCAGTGTTCCGAGGCCATTGCCAAGAGCGATTCCACCATTGCCTGGCATGCCCTGGTCCGGGCGAGGAATACCCAGCCCCAGTTGGACACCCTGGCCCGCAGCGTCCGTGACGCCCGGGAGGTCGCCCGGATTTCCCCCGCTTACCGGCGGTACCTGGCGGAACTGGGGGACCTGCGCGGCTCCATCGGTTTCCTGGACCTGGCCGTGCGCAACAGCCGGGTCTTCGCCCGCCGGACGACGTCGGTCATCAACCATGCGTCCCTGGGCGACGAAGCCATCGAGAATGTGTCGGAGGTGCTGAACGAGACCGCCGACGCCGTGGATGTCCTGGCCCGCGCACTGGGCGGCGGGGAAGGAGCGGACACCCGCAGGCGGCATCTGCGCCAGGCCCGCAGCGAACTGGCCCGGGTGGGAACCCGGCTGCATCCAAAGTCCCTGGGCATCACCGACCTGCAGGGGGACGCGCTGGTTATGCTGTTCCGCCCCCTGGTGGTGGATCTGCTGGAATCCACCGGACTTACCCACGAAGAGGCAGTCACCTACCTCTCGGAGGTCTGA